The following proteins come from a genomic window of Rhodothermales bacterium:
- the pstC gene encoding phosphate ABC transporter permease subunit PstC, with protein MTPKPLNQNLHNSPRERIVKYVLGACALLTIFTLVGIGAVLFGESLNFFRNVNLFQFFGDTQWTPQFVDKHYGIWPLLAGTMVVTVIAAIVSIPIGLASAVFIAEYAPFRVRQWLKPGLELLAGVPTVVYGYFALTVVTPFLQGFIPELQIFNALSAGIVVGIMIIPMIASLSEDALRAVPRSLADGGYALGATKLEVVTRIMVPSALSGIIASFILGLSRAIGETMIVTLAAGATPRLTANPLESIQTMTAYIVQVSLGDTPQGSIGYQSLFAVGLMLFLITLGLNMVANAVIRKYKEVY; from the coding sequence GTGACCCCAAAGCCGCTCAACCAGAATCTCCACAACAGCCCGCGTGAGCGCATAGTCAAATATGTGCTCGGCGCGTGTGCGCTCCTGACCATTTTCACGCTGGTCGGAATCGGCGCGGTGCTGTTCGGGGAGTCGCTGAATTTCTTCCGGAACGTCAACCTGTTCCAGTTCTTCGGCGATACCCAGTGGACGCCGCAGTTCGTGGACAAGCACTACGGCATCTGGCCGCTGCTGGCGGGCACCATGGTCGTGACCGTGATTGCGGCCATCGTGTCCATTCCCATCGGACTCGCCAGCGCGGTGTTCATTGCCGAATATGCACCCTTCCGCGTGCGTCAGTGGCTCAAGCCGGGGTTGGAACTGTTGGCGGGCGTGCCGACGGTCGTCTACGGCTATTTTGCGTTGACCGTCGTGACGCCGTTCCTGCAGGGCTTCATCCCGGAACTGCAGATATTCAACGCATTGAGCGCCGGGATTGTGGTGGGCATCATGATCATCCCCATGATCGCTTCTCTGAGTGAAGATGCGCTCCGCGCCGTGCCCCGCTCGCTGGCCGACGGCGGATACGCCCTCGGCGCCACCAAGCTCGAGGTGGTCACGCGGATCATGGTGCCGTCGGCGCTGAGCGGAATCATTGCCAGTTTCATCCTGGGCCTCAGCCGGGCCATCGGCGAGACCATGATCGTGACGCTCGCGGCCGGCGCGACGCCCCGCCTCACGGCCAATCCGCTGGAGTCCATCCAGACCATGACCGCCTATATCGTGCAGGTCAGTCTGGGGGATACGCCGCAGGGCTCCATTGGCTACCAGAGCCTGTTTGCCGTGGGTCTCATGCTGTTCCTGATTACGCTCGGCCTGAACATGGTGGCCAATGCGGTCATCCGGAAGTACAAGGAGGTGTATTAG